The DNA sequence CAATGGGCTGAGCGTCTTTTAAACGACGAAGGTGCTGTACCTTATAAATTTAGAGAATCATTGAATGAATTAATAGATGAAGTCAGTGAATGGCTCGGTCGAGTAGAAGCTAATGAAAAGTTGCAATCACAAGGAATACTGCCGAGAAATGCGGGGTTAATAGACAAATTTAAAGAAGAATTGAAAGCGGTTAACTCTGAAAATGTTATTTCTGTACAGTGAGTGATGAGTATGTCTGAAAAAGGTGTTATGTTTGAAACTCAACAAACGATAGGATTCATTCATTTAAATAATCCGAAGCGTGCCAATGCACTAAGCAAGTTTTTAGTAAAGGATTTGGCCCGCATCGTTAAAGAATTAAAACATAATGAGAAGCTTACGGCCGTTATTTTTACGGGGGGTGATAGCAAAGCCTTTTGTGCAGGTGCAGATTTAAAGGAAAGACAAACGATGAATGAAGATGAAATTGTTGAATATGTTCGTTTGCTGCGCAATACCTTTGACGAAATTGCCGCTTTACCGATGCCGACTATTGCAGCGATCAAAGGGCTTGCTTTAGGTGGGGGATGTGAGCTTGCGCTAGCCTGCGATTTCCGAGTAATGGAGGAAGATGCGCTTATCGGTTTAACAGAAGTTTCTTGGGGAATTATCCCA is a window from the Bacillus alveayuensis genome containing:
- a CDS encoding methylglutaconyl-CoA hydratase (product_source=KO:K05607; cath_funfam=1.10.12.10,3.90.226.10; cog=COG1024; ko=KO:K05607; pfam=PF00378; superfamily=52096) — translated: MSEKGVMFETQQTIGFIHLNNPKRANALSKFLVKDLARIVKELKHNEKLTAVIFTGGDSKAFCAGADLKERQTMNEDEIVEYVRLLRNTFDEIAALPMPTIAAIKGLALGGGCELALACDFRVMEEDALIGLTEVSWGIIPGAGGTQRIQCLVGIGMAKKLILTAEKLTGKKAYDIGLVEEICQKGQAEKKALQLAEQMAENSMHSIRLAKQAIDYLNRVQLKQGFEEEWNCYQQTIQHSDRLEGLAAFQEKRKPNFLNHLKI